From Ferviditalea candida, the proteins below share one genomic window:
- a CDS encoding nucleotidyltransferase-like protein has product MDKIKNYVSRRYRNDHRIRSVLIVQTVGPFSPVIDGFDILLLIVSDDLSRKDFTTHYIKEGSRVQERWVNAEGLELWVLSGDNRSIIQWILQGDIILDRGDYLDKMKHRLLEFPLALREQKLLIEFSMFLRKYLLSKDYLREGQIFDAYSNVLEALFHWAHLAIIEAGYHPEVTVWQQIHRINAGVYKLYEELALSRETIEQRIELVLLACEFSVMAKMGKYCALLIRIMNSRSEPWTPMELVEHPELKGLHIEMVLVLHNLVKRHLIKEVAVADTEDIDHIQLKYSC; this is encoded by the coding sequence ATGGACAAAATCAAGAATTACGTCTCGAGGAGATATCGAAACGATCATCGAATCCGAAGTGTATTGATCGTGCAGACCGTCGGACCCTTCAGTCCGGTGATTGACGGGTTTGATATCCTGCTTCTGATCGTCAGCGACGATCTCTCGCGAAAGGATTTCACTACTCATTATATAAAAGAAGGCAGCCGTGTACAAGAACGTTGGGTCAATGCGGAAGGATTGGAATTGTGGGTATTATCCGGGGATAACCGAAGCATCATTCAATGGATCCTGCAAGGGGATATCATTTTGGATCGCGGTGATTATTTGGATAAAATGAAGCACAGGCTGCTGGAATTTCCGCTAGCGCTTCGGGAACAAAAACTGCTGATTGAGTTCTCCATGTTTCTGCGAAAGTATTTGCTCAGCAAGGACTATCTGCGGGAAGGACAAATCTTCGATGCATACAGCAACGTCTTGGAGGCTCTGTTTCATTGGGCGCATCTGGCAATTATCGAAGCGGGATATCATCCTGAAGTAACGGTTTGGCAGCAAATTCACCGTATCAATGCAGGCGTCTATAAGCTGTACGAGGAACTGGCGTTGAGCAGGGAAACGATTGAGCAGCGAATCGAACTGGTTCTGTTGGCCTGCGAATTTTCCGTTATGGCCAAGATGGGCAAATACTGCGCGCTTTTGATCCGGATCATGAACAGCCGAAGTGAACCGTGGACTCCGATGGAGTTGGTGGAACACCCGGAATTGAAAGGACTGCACATTGAGATGGTTCTTGTGCTGCACAATTTGGTCAAGCGGCATTTGATCAAAGAGGTGGCAGTGGCCGATACGGAGGATATCGATCACATTCAATTAAAGTACTCGTGTTAA
- a CDS encoding DUF2614 family zinc ribbon-containing protein: MFFKTGKINEFRLWGLLLTLAGMGIMILGTAGILLWGRQGQLIAGIFLILGMISMMGSMAIYFWAGMLSTSAVILKCPECGKQTKMLGATDRCMFCKTILTLDPNLSNTQTSLEQKS; encoded by the coding sequence ATGTTTTTTAAAACTGGCAAAATCAATGAATTTCGTTTATGGGGGCTGCTTCTGACCTTGGCCGGAATGGGCATCATGATTCTCGGCACTGCCGGGATCCTGCTTTGGGGCAGGCAAGGACAGTTGATAGCGGGAATTTTTCTGATTCTCGGGATGATCAGCATGATGGGCAGCATGGCTATCTACTTCTGGGCCGGCATGCTCTCCACGAGCGCAGTCATTCTGAAATGCCCCGAATGCGGCAAACAAACCAAGATGCTTGGCGCCACTGACCGATGCATGTTCTGCAAAACGATTTTGACGCTCGATCCGAACCTGTCCAATACCCAGACATCCTTGGAACAAAA